From Triticum aestivum cultivar Chinese Spring chromosome 4A, IWGSC CS RefSeq v2.1, whole genome shotgun sequence, a single genomic window includes:
- the LOC123086936 gene encoding nuclear poly(A) polymerase 1, protein MAKSNPGYLGVSEPISLGGPTEKDVVQTAEVEKFLADAGLYESQEEAVSREEVLGKLDQTVKTWIKKATRVSGYGEQFVQEANAKIFTFGSYRLGVHGPGADIDTLCVGPRHATRNDYFFRCLHDMLAEMPEVSELHPVPDAHVPVLGFKLCGVSIDLLYANLAHVVIPDDLDLSQDSILHNVDEQAVRSLNGCRVTDQILRLVPNIPSFRTTLRFMRYWGKRRGVYSNVMGFLGGINWAILVARICQLYPNASPSMLISRFFRVYSQWKWPNPVTLCHIEEGPLGLPVWDPRRNFRDRGHQMPIITPAYPCMNSSYNVSTSTRYVMVQEFTRGYEICQAIDENRATWDDLFEPYPFFELYKNYLEVGITARNEDDLRNWKGWVESRLRTLVLKFERYTHEMLLAHPHPRDFSDGSRPLHSFYFMGLWRKQTAQPQEAEQFDIRGIVNEFKSAVLAYAHRREGMDIEVSHVKRKDIPLFVFPGGVRPPRSSRTVARSSRTVSRNAVTADGQVGNPSGAESWSDPQSALDHSGGYQSTLLVPSVSSKETQSILNGHSNLHTESLEHELPGHFLGSTSAPGNIAVLDVVTQPNSMPSTSSNGAPTNGLDICFNSLHREAEGIPANNPVNFSPAVVDELDELASYQAKPDNKHVPPVHESSLERCSGRTVGQTCNLSSHGNNHLKRKAEEELEPLELAGPPVAATRASTSTVQRKPLRLRLSTVPQPKQAE, encoded by the exons TTTCTTGCTGATGCGGGCTTGTATGAGAGTCAAGAGGAGGCTGTCTCGCGAGAAGAGGTCTTAGGCAAACTTGACCAG ACTGTGAAAACTTGGATTAAGAAGGCCACTAGGGTGAGCGGTTATGGCGAGCAGTTTGTGCAAGAAGCAAATGCTAAGATCTTCACATTTGGTTCATACCGCCTTGGG GTGCACGGTCCTGGCGCAGATATTGACACGCTATGTGTGGGTCCAAGACATGCAACTCGAAAT GACTACTTCTTCAGGTGTCTTCACGATATGCTAGCCGAGATGCCAGAAGTTTCTGAATTACACCCAGTACCAGATGCTCATGTGCCTGTTTTGGGTTTCAAACTTTGTGGGGTGTCTATTGACCTTTTATATGCAAACCTTGCACATGTGGTTATTCCTGAT GATCTTGATCTTTCTCAGGACTCCATACTGCACAATGTTGATGAACAGGCTGTTCGTAGTTTAAATGGGTGTCGAGTTACTGATCAAATCTTACGATTGGTCCCGAACATTCCG AGTTTTCGCACAACCTTAAGGTTCATGAGATACTGGGGGAAGCGCCGTGGGGTGTACTCAAAC GTTATGGGATTCTTGGGTGGCATAAATTGGGCAATTCTTGTTGCTCGTATATGTCAATTGTACCCAAATGCATCACCCAGCATGTTGATATCTCGTTTTTTCAGAGTCTACAGCCAGTGGAAGTGGCCCAACCCTGTTACACTTTGCCATATTGAGGAGGGTCCTCTTGGCCTCCCTGTTTGGGATCCAAGAAGAAACTTTAGAGACAGGGGCCATCAGATGCCTATAATTACACCCGCCTATCCTTGTATGAATTCTAGTTATAACGTATCTACTAGTACTAGGTATGTGATGGTCCAAGAATTCACACGAGGATACGAGATCTGCCAG GCAATAGATGAAAATAGAGCAACCTGGGATGATTTATTCGAGCCATATCCATTTTTTGAATTATATAAAAATTATTTGGAGGTTGGTATCACAGCAAGAAATGAAGATGACCTCAGGAATTGGAAAGGTTGGGTAGAGTCTCGCCTTCGGACGCTTGTATTAAAG TTTGAACGATATACTCATGAGATGCTCCTTGCACATCCGCATCCCAGAGATTTCTCAGATGGATCTAGGCCGTTGCATAGTTTTTACTTCATGGGTCTTTGGAGAAAACAAACCGCCCAACCTCAAGAAGCTGAGCAATTTGACATCAGAGGAATCGTAAATGAGTTTAAGAGCGCAGTTCTTGCTTATGCACATCGGAGAGAAGGAATGGATATTGAAGTGTCCCATGTAAAAAGAAAAGATATCCCTTTGTTTGTTTTTCCTGGTGGGGTGCGCCCTCCTCGGTCTTCCAGAACAGTAGCCAGGAGCAGTCGCACTGTTTCTAGGAATGCTGTTACAGCTGATGGTCAAGTTGGAAATCCATCGGGCGCTGAAAGTTGGAGTGATCCTCAATCTGCCCTAGATCATTCTGGTGGCTATCAAAGTACTTTGTTGGTCCCCAGTGTATCAAGTAAAGAAACCCAAAGTATTTTGAATGGACATTCAAATCTTCACACAGAATCCCTTGAGCATGAACTTCCAGGGCACTTTCTTGGAAGTACATCTGCTCCTGGGAACATTGCTGTGTTGGATGTAGTTACACAACCTAATAGTATGCCATCTACTTCAAGCAATGGTGCTCCAACAAATGGGCTGGACATTTGTTTCAATAGTTTACATAGGGAAGCTGAGGGGATTCCTGCAAATAATCCTGTGAATTTCTCTCCGGCTGTGGTTGATGAGCTTGATGAGCTGGCATCATATCAAGCTAAGCCTGACAATAAGCATGTGCCTCCTGTTCATGAATCATCTTTGGAAAGATGTTCTGGAAGGACCGTGGGGCAAACATGTAATTTGAGTTCTCATGGTAATAATCATCTGAAGCGCAAGGCTGAGGAAGAGCTGGAG CCACTTGAGCTTGCTGGCCCACCAGTTGCCGCCACTCGTGCATCAACATCAACCGTTCAAAGAAAGCCCCTCAG GCTTAGATTGTCAACTGTGCCGCAACCAAAACAAGCTGAATGA